The genomic interval TCGGGCCAGTTCGAAGATGCCCTGGGCGAAGGCAACGGCGTCTTCATCTTTCTGGTTGTCCGGTGCCTGCGGCTGGCCGGGTTGCTGTTTGCTCATGGTGACTCCCCTGGTAGGTCAGGATGGTTGCAAGAAGTTTGTACGGTGGCTGCGATCAGTCTCGTGCTTCGATCCTCTGGACAGACGTGCAGCTGCATTGCTACAACCGCTGTATCACACACGTATGATTGAACAGGCCGGCTTAAGACACAATGTCTGTAAGGTGAGCCCACGATCAACAGGAGGCAACGTCGTGAAATTAGAAGTTCGAGGCATCGAAGAAGGTCAGCCAGTTCCGGAGAAATTCGCGTTTGGTGTCTACAGCGACACCGATCATATGAGTTTTGGCCCCAATCGCAACCCGGAAACCCTCTGGGAGGGCGCGCCGGAAGAAACCAAGAGCTTTGTGGTCATGATGTTTGATCCGGACGTTCCCAGCGTGGCGGATGATGTGAACCAGGAAGGCAAGACCGTGGCCAAAGACCTGCCCCGGGTAGATTTCTTCCACTGGCTACTGGTCGATGTGCCCGCCGGAATCAGCCGTATCCCTGAGGGTGAGGACAGCGATGGCGTGATTCCGAAAGGAAAGGAATTCGGCCCTGGCCCCATCGGTATTCGTGGTGTGAACAGCTACACCCAGTTCCTGGCCGGTAATCCGGACATGGCGGGCACCTACGCCGGTTATGACGGCCCGTGCCCGCCCTGGAATGACGAGATCATGCATCACTACCACTTCGAGGTACATGCGCTGGATGTCGAAAGTCTGGGCCTCACCGGCGAATTCGATGGTAATGCCGTGCGCGAAGCCATGGCTGGACACGTTCTGGCCAGTGCCCGGGTAACGGGTACCTATACGCTCAACCC from Marinobacter sp. LA51 carries:
- a CDS encoding YbhB/YbcL family Raf kinase inhibitor-like protein, with the translated sequence MKLEVRGIEEGQPVPEKFAFGVYSDTDHMSFGPNRNPETLWEGAPEETKSFVVMMFDPDVPSVADDVNQEGKTVAKDLPRVDFFHWLLVDVPAGISRIPEGEDSDGVIPKGKEFGPGPIGIRGVNSYTQFLAGNPDMAGTYAGYDGPCPPWNDEIMHHYHFEVHALDVESLGLTGEFDGNAVREAMAGHVLASARVTGTYTLNPALR